A stretch of Synechococcus sp. WH 8020 DNA encodes these proteins:
- a CDS encoding glycoside hydrolase family 10 protein — protein sequence MAPPATFGQSTNILLSKSRLPRVERKQALGVWLTNSPSPLYYDQRNIKKAIDELEEAGFSVLYPNVWSRGTTFHSSDFAPLEPALKTAGIKVDPICTLSKEAHKRGMKVVPWFEYGLMEPASAEVVQDNPDWVLSRANGDPVMTMHGKEMVWLNPAHPQVRERFIGLVVEVMKRCRMDGLQLDDHFAWPVELGYDPYTSTLYQNEFGIAPPRDYTNRYWMTWRRRKLTGLLRDLRIRLEQESLPVRISLSPGPFRFAYNNWLQDWELWAVGQLIDDLVVQNYAYSLRGYAKDLDQPALRKAREWGIPIQIGVLAGFGKRTTSMDVLKEKVRLANDRGYGVIYFYWEGLWGKHAGPEGAQYRQEVFKQMGNQQ from the coding sequence ATGGCTCCTCCAGCCACGTTTGGCCAGAGCACCAACATCCTGCTGAGCAAAAGTCGTTTACCGCGTGTTGAGCGAAAACAGGCCCTAGGGGTCTGGCTAACCAATAGCCCTAGCCCGCTTTACTACGACCAACGGAACATCAAGAAAGCCATTGATGAGCTTGAGGAAGCAGGATTCTCCGTGCTTTATCCCAATGTTTGGAGTCGTGGAACGACGTTTCACTCCAGTGACTTTGCCCCGCTGGAGCCAGCCCTAAAGACCGCTGGTATCAAGGTTGATCCCATTTGCACCCTGAGCAAGGAAGCTCACAAACGCGGGATGAAAGTGGTCCCCTGGTTTGAGTACGGACTCATGGAGCCCGCCTCCGCAGAGGTCGTGCAAGACAATCCGGACTGGGTGTTGTCACGGGCCAATGGTGACCCGGTGATGACGATGCACGGCAAAGAGATGGTGTGGCTCAATCCTGCGCACCCACAAGTCCGCGAGCGATTCATCGGCCTCGTGGTGGAAGTGATGAAACGCTGCCGGATGGACGGACTGCAACTCGATGACCACTTTGCTTGGCCTGTGGAATTGGGCTACGACCCTTACACATCAACGCTTTATCAAAATGAATTCGGCATTGCTCCCCCCCGCGACTACACCAATCGTTATTGGATGACCTGGCGTCGCCGCAAACTCACCGGTCTACTTCGCGACCTGCGCATTCGCCTGGAGCAAGAGTCGTTGCCCGTGCGAATCAGCCTTTCACCAGGTCCATTCAGGTTTGCTTATAACAACTGGCTTCAAGATTGGGAGCTCTGGGCCGTTGGACAGCTGATTGATGATCTCGTCGTTCAAAACTATGCCTATTCGCTCAGGGGTTATGCCAAAGATCTTGACCAACCCGCCTTACGGAAAGCCCGCGAATGGGGCATCCCCATCCAGATTGGCGTCTTGGCAGGCTTTGGCAAACGAACAACCTCGATGGATGTTTTGAAGGAAAAGGTGCGGCTAGCGAATGATCGTGGTTACGGAGTGATTTACTTTTACTGGGAAGGATTGTGGGGAAAACATGCAGGTCCCGAGGGAGCTCAATACCGTCAAGAAGTATTTAAACAGATGGGGAATCAACAATGA